CGTCGCCCAGCCACGCTTCGGCCCAGGCATGACTGGCCAGGTGCTCGGCGTCATCGGTATAGAGGTAACCCGATACGTAGCGCGCCGGCACGCCCAGGCTGCGCGCGCAGGCGAGAAAGGCATGGGTGTGATCCTGACAGACGCCACGCCGACCGGCGAATGCCTCGGCAGCGCTGGTGTCCACTTCGGTGGCGCCGGGCTGGTAGGCGATATGGGCGTTGAGCGCATGCATCAGGTCGATCAGCCCGGTCCGATCCGTGCGGGCCCTGCTCTGCTGCCTGGCGAACTCGCGGATGGCATCGTCAGCCTGGGTCAGGCGTGTGAAGCGCAGAAACGGCAGCGCTGACTGGCGCTCGTGCTCGGCCTCGCAGGTTTCGTCGATATCAACCTGGCCACGGGCGCCAATGACGATGGACTCGTGCGGCTCATCCAGGGTCAGCACGTGCAGGATGTTGCCATAAGGGTCGAGCTGGGCATGCACCGGGCGCGGCAGGTCGAGTTGCCAGCTGAGCACCTGCTGACGCTCGCTGTCGTGCGGGGTCAGGCGCAGGTACTGGATGCTCGCGCGCACCTGATCATCGTAACGGTAGGTGGTGTCATGGCTGATCGAGAGTCTCATGCGACCTCCAGATAGGACGTATGGATGGTGTTGCCCAACTGGCGCACCAGCAGGATGAAGTCGGTGAGCCAGGCGTGCAGGCCTTCATCCAGCACTTCGTCGATGCTGGTGTAACGCAGGCGAGCACCCAGCTCGGCGGCCAGGCGCTGTGCCGGGCGACCGTTCTCGCCGGGCAGGCCGGCGAGCATCAGATTGAGTTCTTCCATGCAGGCGCGCAGCGAACGCGGCACTTCCGGGCGCAGCAGCAGCAACTCCGCGACCTTGCGCGTACGAGGCGAGCCCCGGTAGATCTCCGCGAATGCCTCGAACGAGGACAGCGCACGCAACAGTGCGCTCCACTGGTAGTAGCTGCGCGCGGTGCGCTCCTCCAGCTCGTCGATCTCCTCACCGAGCATTTCGTAGCGCGCGTCGAGCAGGCGCAGGGTGTTGTCGGCACGCTCGATGAAGGTGCCGAGACGGATGAAGCGATAGGCCTCGCCGCGCATGATGGTGCCGAAGGTCGCGCCACGAAACAGGTGCGAACGCTCCTTGACCCACTCGCAGAAACGGCTGATGCCGTAACGGCCCAGGCCCTGTTCGGCGATGCCGCGCATTTCCAGCCAGGTGGCGTTGATGTTCTCCCACATGTCCGCGGTGATCCGCCCGCGTACCGCATGGGCATTGCTGCGCGCAGCCTGCAGGCAGCAGTAGATGCTGCCCGGGTTGCTCGCATCGAGGGCGAAGAAATACAGCATGCGCTCGGCATGCAGGGGGCCGTGGCGCTCCAGATAATCATCCAGGGTGCCGGTTATCAGCAGCGGCATGGCCAGTTCATCGAGGCCATCACCACGGCCGTCCTGCGGCATCAGCGACAGCGAATAGCTGACGTCGAGCATGCGTGCCAGGTTCTCGGCACGCTCCAGGTAGCGCGACATCCAGTACAGATCGGCGGCGGTTCTCGAAAGCATATTCAGTCCTCCACCACCCAGGTGTCCTTGGTACCGCCGCCTTGCGACGAGTTGACTACCAGCGAACCTTCACGCAGTGCCACACGCGTCAGGCCGCCAGGTACCAGACGGGTTTCACGGCCTGTCAGGACGAACGGGCGCAGGTCGATATGACGCGGGGCGATGCCGCGCTCGACGAAGGTCGGGCAGGTCGACAGGCTCAGCGTCGGCTGGGCGATGTAGGCCTCCGGGCGGGCCTTGAGGCGTTCGCGGAAGGCCTCGATCTCGGCCTTGCTCGCAGACGGACCGACCAGCATGCCGTAGCCGCCGGAACCCTGGGTTTCCTTGACCACCAGCTCGGACAGGTTGGCCAGCACGTGGGACAGCTCCTCCGGCTTGCGGCACTGCCAGGTCGGCACGTTCTTGAGGATCGGTTCCTCGTCGAGGTAAAAGCGGATCATGTCGCCGACATAGGGGTAGATCGACTTGTCGTCGGCCACGCCGGTGCCGATGGCGTTTGCCAGCACCACGTTGCGCGAGCGATAGGCCGACAGCAGGCCGGCGACGCCGAGCATGGACTCCGGGTTGAAGGCCAGCGGATCGAGGAAGGCGTCGTCGAGGCGGCGGTAGATCACATCCACCTGACGCGCACCGGCGGTGGTGCGCATGTAGACCTTGTCGTCGCGCACGAACAGGTCGGCGCCCTCCACCAGCTCGACGCCCATCTCGCGGGCGAGGAAGGCGTGCTCGAAGTAGGCACTGTTGAAGCGACCCGGCGTCAGCACCACCACCGTGGGGTTGTCCAGCGGGCTGGAGCTTTTCAACGCGTCGAGCAGCAGGTCCGGGTAATGATCCACCGGGGCCACGCGCTGCGCGGCGAACAGTTCCGGGAACAGGCGCATCATCATCTTGCGGTCTTCGAGCATGTAGCTGACGCCGCTGGGTGTGCGCAGGTTGTCTTCCAGCACGTAATAGCTGCCGTCGCCATCACGCACCAGGTCGACCCCGGCGATATGCGCATAGATATCGCGGTGCAGGTCCAGGCCCTGCATGGCCATCTGATAGCCCTCGTTGGCCAGCACCTGTTCGGCGGGGATGATGCCGGCCTTGAGAATACGCTGGCCGTGATAGAGGTCGGCGAGGAACATGTTCAGCGCCTGTACGCGCTGGATGCAGCCGCGCTCGACGATGCGCCATTCGCTGGCCGGAATGGCGCGCGGGATGATGTCGAAGGGAATCAGGCGTTCGGTGCCCTGGTCATCCCCATAGAGGGTGAAGGTGATGCCGGCGCGGTGGAACAGCAGGTCGGCTTCCCGTCGGCGCTGGGCCAGCAGATCGTCCGGCGTATCTGCCAGCCAGCGGGCAAATTCGCGGTAGTGCGGACGGATTGCGCCGCTCGCGTCATACATCTCATCATAAAAGGTGCGGGCCATGCCGTACTCCTTGTCACCCGGACTTGCAGCCTCTTCTGCAAGGCCCGAGCCAGCACCATTAATCCTTAAATTTCAAACAGTTAAACAACCCATTAGAAGACCGCGCACCATCATGGCGCATGAGAGATGTTTGCCTCATGAGGCTCCGCCCCATTGCGTGGCACAAGGCGCCACGCCTGGCGCAGGCGACTGGCCGATATAGGCAGCGAAAAACGCCCAGCCCGGTCAGTCTGGCCGCAGACGCTCGGCGATGATCTGAACTGCGCTATCGAGGTGTTGCGTATGGCTGAAGCCGGACGCCTTGAGCGGCTTGAGATCGTGATCCGCGGCTTGCAGCCAGTGCACTTCGATGGCCGGTGACAGATCGTAGCCAGCGACGGCCTGACGATTGCCCAGCGCGTCACGCTCCCCCTGAATGATCAGGGTCGGCGTGCGCAGCTCGGCCATATGGACGACTCGTGGTTTTTCCGGCTTGCCGGCTGCGTAGAACGGATAGCCCAGGCAGATCAGCGCAGAGGCGCCCAGTTCGTCGGCCAGCAGGCTGGCCATGCGCCCGCCCATGGATTTGCCGCCGATCGCCAGCGGCCCTGCGACCCGTTGGCGCACCTGGGCATAGACGTCACGCCATTGCTGCAGCAGTTGTGCCTGTGGGTTTGGCGGCCGTTTGCGCCCGTCCAGCCGCCGCTGCGCCATATAGGCGAACTCGAAACGCACCACCCGCACGCCGCGTGCCGCAAGGCCCTGAGCCATGTGCTGCATGAACGGGCTGTCCATCGGCGCGCCTGCGCCATGCGCCAGGATCAGGGTCGCCTCTGCCCCCTGCGGCGCATCGTCCCACAGCCAGGGTAGTCCCGACTCACATTGACCGGCGTCAATAAACCCAGATGGCCCTTTGCTCATGCTTGCCTCGCGTCGATATCCGTGGTGTTCGTGGCCTGCTCATGCCTGCGGCGCCACGGTTATCGGCCGCTCTGCCATAACCGTGGATGGAAGCCCAGACATGAACACAACAACCCGT
The sequence above is drawn from the Pseudomonas sp. Z8(2022) genome and encodes:
- a CDS encoding transglutaminase family protein translates to MRLSISHDTTYRYDDQVRASIQYLRLTPHDSERQQVLSWQLDLPRPVHAQLDPYGNILHVLTLDEPHESIVIGARGQVDIDETCEAEHERQSALPFLRFTRLTQADDAIREFARQQSRARTDRTGLIDLMHALNAHIAYQPGATEVDTSAAEAFAGRRGVCQDHTHAFLACARSLGVPARYVSGYLYTDDAEHLASHAWAEAWLGDAWYSFDVTNCLARPERHLKLAVGLDYLDACPVRGMRRGGGCEQMHAQVQVAPLLQVRQQ
- a CDS encoding alpha-E domain-containing protein, with product MLSRTAADLYWMSRYLERAENLARMLDVSYSLSLMPQDGRGDGLDELAMPLLITGTLDDYLERHGPLHAERMLYFFALDASNPGSIYCCLQAARSNAHAVRGRITADMWENINATWLEMRGIAEQGLGRYGISRFCEWVKERSHLFRGATFGTIMRGEAYRFIRLGTFIERADNTLRLLDARYEMLGEEIDELEERTARSYYQWSALLRALSSFEAFAEIYRGSPRTRKVAELLLLRPEVPRSLRACMEELNLMLAGLPGENGRPAQRLAAELGARLRYTSIDEVLDEGLHAWLTDFILLVRQLGNTIHTSYLEVA
- a CDS encoding circularly permuted type 2 ATP-grasp protein, whose amino-acid sequence is MARTFYDEMYDASGAIRPHYREFARWLADTPDDLLAQRRREADLLFHRAGITFTLYGDDQGTERLIPFDIIPRAIPASEWRIVERGCIQRVQALNMFLADLYHGQRILKAGIIPAEQVLANEGYQMAMQGLDLHRDIYAHIAGVDLVRDGDGSYYVLEDNLRTPSGVSYMLEDRKMMMRLFPELFAAQRVAPVDHYPDLLLDALKSSSPLDNPTVVVLTPGRFNSAYFEHAFLAREMGVELVEGADLFVRDDKVYMRTTAGARQVDVIYRRLDDAFLDPLAFNPESMLGVAGLLSAYRSRNVVLANAIGTGVADDKSIYPYVGDMIRFYLDEEPILKNVPTWQCRKPEELSHVLANLSELVVKETQGSGGYGMLVGPSASKAEIEAFRERLKARPEAYIAQPTLSLSTCPTFVERGIAPRHIDLRPFVLTGRETRLVPGGLTRVALREGSLVVNSSQGGGTKDTWVVED
- a CDS encoding alpha/beta family hydrolase, with the translated sequence MSKGPSGFIDAGQCESGLPWLWDDAPQGAEATLILAHGAGAPMDSPFMQHMAQGLAARGVRVVRFEFAYMAQRRLDGRKRPPNPQAQLLQQWRDVYAQVRQRVAGPLAIGGKSMGGRMASLLADELGASALICLGYPFYAAGKPEKPRVVHMAELRTPTLIIQGERDALGNRQAVAGYDLSPAIEVHWLQAADHDLKPLKASGFSHTQHLDSAVQIIAERLRPD